From Arachis stenosperma cultivar V10309 chromosome 2, arast.V10309.gnm1.PFL2, whole genome shotgun sequence, one genomic window encodes:
- the LOC130960708 gene encoding uncharacterized protein LOC130960708, whose translation MPCLYISTNVNLDGINLDPIFSEATSAISTIIGKPEKFVMVILKGSVPITFEGNKEPAAYAEIVSMGGINKEVKKKLIATIGTILQSKLSIPRTRFFLKVFDTTAFRSNSKM comes from the exons atgcCTTGCCTTTACATCTCCACCAATGTTAACTTAGATGGAATTAACTTGGATCCAATCTTTTCTGAAGCAACATCTGCTATTTCCACAATCATAGGAAAACCTGAAAAG TTTGTGATGGTAATATTGAAGGGGTCAGTGCCAATAACATTTGAGGGAAACAAAGAACCAGCTGCATATGCTGAAATTGTTTCAATGGGAGGCATAAACAAAGAagtgaagaagaagcttattgCTACCATTGGCACCATTTTGCAATCAAAGTTATCCATACCAAGAACAAGGTTTTTCCTCAAAGTCTTTGACACAACAGCATTTCGGAGTAACTCCAAAATGTGA
- the LOC130963344 gene encoding uncharacterized protein LOC130963344: MPFIIVSEKNLFSSSTRIGAGRKTQPVGPPYSEISFPFCRNLRKNQLGGVIFGCKNSTLKECLSKQLFGLPALHYFYVKNIEPGLPLFLFNYSDRKIHGIFEAASKGQMYIDHHAWSVDCSEITQYPAQVKVRVRLQCQPLSEDRFGQIIKENYFSRNHFWFELDHIQANKLNSLLVFSAFAPATPSPQSMKWRAVPQPLPSHETPPKKGESFEMPESEAEHFTDSSGTNSIEITSSLDGDDQLDTHIAVNEVKEDEKDLVHMKLKELSLGREIQDLSSPDNPNAAPNNNPNVNEDENNNQFSVKKSDQEVPPEVEKNEESLSPPFEYQQSIEQMKQEFEELATFKKMQTQKSSYLERKLIEATLEIQHLKDRCIMLESACNLPLAPVEKIAIESSEEMHLDNRESLFLIGGFDGESWLSAMDLYWPSQNVVKSLKPMSIVRSYSSVVKLNGEIYVFGGGDGNVWYDTVESYSPFHNEWTSRPSLNQKKGCLAGAALSDKIFSVGGGDGDSCFSDVEMLDLEVGRWISTRSMLNKRFAVAAAELNGALYVTGGYNGVDYLKSAERFDPREHSWTKIPDMNTRRGCHSMVVLNGKLHALGGFDGSTMVSSVEVFDPRREAWITGEQMNQPRGYFAAAVVKETIHVIGGVKVGENIVERVENYKEDKGWQETCTKMVGKRCFCSAIAL, translated from the exons ATGCCATTCATTATTGTTAGTGAAAAAAATCTTTTCTCCTCCTCTACCAGGATTGGTGCAGGTAGGAAAACACAACCTGTTGGTCCACCATATTCAGAGATCAGTTTTCCATTCTGTCGAAATCTAAGGAAGAATCAACTTGGTGGTGTCATATTTGGTTGCAAGAACAGTACATTGAAAGAATGCTTATCTAAACAACTCTTTG GCTTACCAGCTCTGCATTATTTCTAtgtgaagaacattgaacctgggttGCCACTGTTTTTGTTCAACTATAGTGATAGGAAGATTCATGGTATTTTTGAGGCAGCTAGCAAAGGACAAATGTATATTGATCACCATGCTTGGTCTGTGGATTGTTCAGAGATAACACAATATCCTGCACAG GTGAAAGTTCGCGTCCGACTTCAGTGCCAGCCATTGTCTGAAGATAGATTTGGACAAATAATCAAAGAAAACTACTTCAGTCGCAACCATTTCTGGTTTGAGCTAGACCATATACAAGCAAACAAGCTGAACTCTCTACTAGTGTTTTCAGCATTTGCACCTGCTACTCCTTCGCCGCAGAGTATGAAGTGGAGGGCAGTACCTCAACCTCTTCCATCACATGAAACTCCTCCAAAGAAAGGTGAATCATTCGAAATGCCTGAATCGGAGGCAGAGCATTTTACTGATTCGAGTGGAACAAACTCCATCGAGATAACTTCTTCCTTAGATGGAGATGATCAATTGGATACTCACATAGCTGTGAATGAGGTAAAAGAGGATGAAAAAGACCTTGTACACATGAAGCTAAAGGAATTGTCTCTTGGCCGCGAAATTCAAGACCTCTCTTCGCCGGACAATCCAAATGCAGCTCCCAATAACAACCCAAATGTCAATGAGGATGAGAATAATAATCAGTTCTCTGTCAAAAAGAGTGATCAAGAGGTTCCACCTGAAGTAGAGAAGAATGAAGAGAGTTTAAGCCCTCCGTTTGAGTATCAACAGTCGATAGAGCAG ATGAAGCAAGAGTTTGAAGAGCTGGCAACTTTCAAGAAAATGCAAACTCAGAAGAGTAGTTACCTTGAACGGAAGCTG ATTGAGGCGACATTGGAAATTCAGCATTTAAAAGATCGTTGTATAATGCTAGAATCTGCATGTAATCTTCCTCTAGCACCTGTTGAGAAGATAGCCATTGAATCATCTGAGGAGATGCACTTAGACAATAGAGAGTCATTGTTTCTAATAGGAGGTTTCGATGGAGAATCATGGTTATCAGCTATGGATTTGTATTGGCCTTCCCAGAATGTGGTCAAGTCTCTTAAGCCTATGAGCATAGTTCGCTCATATTCTTCGGTAGTAAAGTTAAATGGTGAAATTTATGTTTTCGGTGGTGGAGATGGTAATGTCTGGTATGACACAG TTGAATCATACAGTCCATTCCACAACGAGTGGACTTCACGCCCTTctttgaatcagaagaaaggatgCTTGGCTGGAGCTGCCTTGAGTGACAAGATATTTTCAGTTGGTGGTGGCGATGGAGATAGCTGTTTTTCAGACGTTGAGATGCTTGATTTGGAAGTTGGACGGTGGATTTCGACACGTTCAATGCTGAATAAG AGATTTGCAGTTGCTGCTGCAGAACTCAATGGTGCATTATATGTTACTGGTGGATATAATGGAGTTGATTATTTGAA GTCTGCTGAAAGATTTGATCCTAGGGAACATTCATGGACCAAAATACCAGACATGAATACAAGGCGAGGCTGCCACTCCATGGTTGTGTTGAATGGGAAATT GCATGCACTTGGTGGCTTTGATGGAAGCACAATGGTGTCGAGCGTTGAAGTGTTTGATCCTCGTCGCGAAGCATGGATAACCGGGGAACAAATGAATCAACCTAGGGGATATTTTGCTGCTGCTGTTGTTAAAGAAACTATACATGTAATTGGGGGAGTCAAGGTTGGAGAGAACATCGTAGAAAGG GTTGAGAATTATAAGGAGGATAAAGGATGGCAAGAAACTTGCACAAAAATGGTTGGAAAAAGGTGTTTCTGTTCGGCTATTGCCCTTTAG
- the LOC130962229 gene encoding GTP-binding protein At2g22870-like encodes MVLFVPPGVEPHEVNESMVLPGSNIIIGPYAGDARIKGVEFVKSSGRAKDCPKDDRPEFAILGRSNVGKSSLINALVHKKEIALTSKKPGKTQLINHFLVNKSWYLVDLPGYGFAKAPEAAKMDWCSFTKGYFLNRDTLVAVLLLIDASVPPQKIDLDCANWVGRNNIPMFSQNVTK; translated from the exons ATGGTGCTGTTCGTTCCACCGGGAGTGGAGCCCCATGAAGTCAACGAGTCAATGGTGCTTCCGGGATCCAACATTATAATCGGACCCTATGCAGGCGATGCTCGCATTAAGGGTGTGGAGTTCGTAAAGAGCAGTGGCAGGGCCAAGGACTGCCCCAAAGATGACCGACCTGAATTCGCCATATTAGGTCGCTCCAATGTTGGCAAGTCTTCTCTTATTAATGCCCTTGTTCACAAGAAAGAAATTGCCCTCACCTCTAAGAAACCAG GGAAGACTCAGCTTATCAATCACTTCTTGGTCAACAAAAGCTGGTACCTTGTGGATTTGCCTGGTTATGG CTTTGCTAAAGCACCCGAAGCTGCTAAAATGGACTGGTGCTCGTTCACCAAGGGGTACTTTTTGAATAGAGATACCCTGGTGGCTGTCTTGCTTCTCATTGATGCAAGtgttccacctcaaaagatcgACCTGGACTGTGCGAATTGGGTCGGACGCAATAAT ATACCAATGTTTTCACAAAATGTGACAAAATGA